Within the Osmerus eperlanus unplaced genomic scaffold, fOsmEpe2.1 SCAFFOLD_956, whole genome shotgun sequence genome, the region ggggagagggagagggagggctggagggggagagggaggggggctggagggggagagggaggggggctggagggggagagggagggggggctggagggggagagggaggggggctggagggggagagggagggggatagtaggggctggagggggagagggaggggggctggagggggagagggagggggatagtaggggctggagggggaggacattACTGTCAGATGCTGTCACATTATCCGTTATTCTCATCAATCAATTCATCTCTGTTCAaccttggggtgtgtgtgtgtggtgtgtgtggtgtgtgtgtgtgcatggtgagtgtgtggtgtgtgtgcatggtgtgtgtgtcgtgtgtgtggtgtgtgtatggtgtgtgtggtgtgtgtgtctgcatggtgtgtgtgtggtgtgtgtgcatggtgtgtgtgtcgtgtgtgtggtgtgtgtgtggtgtgtgtgtggtgtgtgtgtggcgtttgTCTGTAGATGTACCAGCATGGCAGGGATCTGTGTGAGAGCGTGCTGGGCGAGGCCTTCGTGACGGTGGAGGATGAGGTGGAGAGGGCGGggccaggagaggaggtggcGGGGCCAGGAGGGCATCCCTGTGGCTGGTCTGACCCTCAGCACCGCTGACCGAGAGGTGatgacctagacacacacacacatatacacacatatatacacacagacatatatgtatatactcacacaaacaccacctatatacacacatacacacacaaacacatatttatatatatatacacacacacatatatatacacacacacatacatacatacactccctccctcctctcctctcctctcctctcttctcttctctctcttctcttctcctgctcctctcctctcctctcctcccctcccctcccctcctctcctcaccttacctcacctctccttacctcacctcacctcacctctcctcaccttacCTTACcttacctcacctctccttacctcacctcacctcacctcacctctcctctccttacctcacctcacctctcctctcctctccttacctcacctcacctctcctcacctcacctctcctcacctctcctctcctcacctcacctctcctcacctctcctcacctctcctctcctcacctctcctctccttacctcacctcacctcacctctcctcacctcacctcacctctcctcacctctcctcacctcacctcacctcacctctcctctcctctcctctccttacctcacctcacctcacctctcctcacctcacctctcctcacctcacctcacctctcctcacctcacctctcctcacctcacctcacctctccttaccctcacctctcctcacctcacctcacctcacctcacctctcctctccttacctcacctcacctcacctcacctctcctctccttacctcacctcacctcacctctcctctccttacctcacctctcctctccttacctcacctcacctcacctctcctcacctcacctctcctctccttacctcaactcacctctcctcacctcacctcacctctcctcacctcacctctcctcacctcacctcacctctcctcacctcacctcacctctcctcaccttacctcacctctccttacctcacttctcctctcccctcccctgtgttGATGTTGTGTTGTCATCTCCAGGTGATGGCAGCTCTGAGTGCTGAGGACGAGCAGGACACCACCAAGAGAGGCCTCCCTCAGGCCCGGGCCCCCTGCTCCCGGACCCCCGCACTGCCCCTGCAGGTGCGGAGGGCCAATGCAGCGCTGCGGAGACGCTCCCTCCAGCCGGACCTAGAGGGGAGCGGGAGCGGCATAATTGCTGCTAATTGCTAATTGGCTCGTAGCTAGTGTACTAGCTAGTGTCCTTCAGATGTTCCTAACCAGCCTCTTGATGCTAGCAGGACCTACCCTAacagcatcatcatcattgtagtcatcttcatcaccaccatcatcatgtgGGGgcgacacactcatacatagacacacacacattcatctacactcacacacacacacacacacacacactcatagacatatattccatacacacacacacgtttaaacatacacagtgtgtgtgtatgaatgtgtgaatcagaacccattctgattctgattctgattcacacattcatacacacacacttccacacacacattcataaacacccacactcatacacagacacacacacattcagacacacacatattcatacacacacacattcatacacacacatacccacacacacacatactctcacacaccagGGTAGTGTCTCTGTTCAAGTTTCAGCTCTGCAATAAAGATTTGTCTCTCCTGGGTCTCTGTTTGGCTTCTCTGGGTagataggtacacacacacgcagcctcacacacacacacagcttttaaggccgatttatactactccgttttcacggacacagacacagggaacgccctctccgatgtggaacgccctctccgagccccttggagagctctacgtgcacctccttattttcctgactatccatctgtccgtccgtcattttatgattggtccgtattaagaaccgcttgcgtcaagggcggggttgccgtgaccaacaagacgaacagaatcctttgaccgccattgctgtaagtttttacaattcatatttcagctaaacagtacatgtaaatcagcatctgaattacaAATGTGACCAGGAATGGGCAGTTTAGTTGCtcaaaatgtgcttattttattgatggctcatttgtaaatttgcccaga harbors:
- the rtbdn gene encoding LOW QUALITY PROTEIN: retbindin (The sequence of the model RefSeq protein was modified relative to this genomic sequence to represent the inferred CDS: deleted 1 base in 1 codon), producing MYQHGRDLCESVLGEAFVTVEDEVERAGPGEEVAGPGGHPCGWLTLSTADREVMAALSAEDEQDTTKRGLPQARAPCSRTPALPLQVRRANAALRRRSLQPDLEGSGSGIIAANC